In one window of Gloeocapsopsis sp. IPPAS B-1203 DNA:
- a CDS encoding acyl-CoA dehydrogenase family protein has protein sequence MKEDNIITQLSPSVIPDSWHEPAITEILSRVVDIADFAFSNAAAVDCHGAFPAKEFELIAQAGLLTAPLPRELGGLGLGTQAGGTLPLLLLLKQLGRGNLSVGRVYEGHVNALQLINTFGTPKQIESFAVAARDRHKIFGVWNAEAADGVKVIPLDNGNCRLEGSKTFASGCGFVERPFVNGVLPDGSWQMCIVPMDEVQTIVDPSWWQPSGMRASASYKVDFTGVELDPLYVIGNPGDYFRQPWLTGGVIRFAAVQLGGAEALFNLTREYLHSLNRTQDPYQEERLGQMAIAIESGHLWLRGAATLMDEYAPVFGGYAADEHPQASTIVAYGNMVRTAIEQICMNVIQLCERCVGTRGLLPPQPIERVIRDLTLYLRQPAFDAAIANIGQYALSSETASSLWTL, from the coding sequence TTGAAGGAGGACAATATTATTACACAACTTTCACCCAGCGTTATTCCTGATAGTTGGCACGAACCAGCAATTACAGAAATATTATCGCGGGTTGTAGATATTGCTGATTTTGCGTTCAGTAATGCTGCTGCGGTAGATTGTCACGGAGCCTTCCCCGCGAAAGAATTTGAACTGATTGCGCAAGCGGGGTTATTAACCGCGCCGCTACCTCGCGAATTGGGCGGATTAGGCTTAGGTACACAAGCGGGTGGAACGTTACCATTGTTGCTGCTACTTAAACAACTAGGTCGTGGTAATTTATCTGTTGGTCGCGTTTATGAAGGTCACGTTAATGCACTACAACTGATTAACACATTTGGAACTCCAAAACAAATTGAAAGCTTTGCTGTAGCCGCACGCGATCGCCATAAAATCTTTGGTGTTTGGAATGCTGAAGCCGCTGATGGTGTCAAAGTCATTCCTTTAGACAATGGCAATTGTCGGTTGGAAGGTTCTAAAACCTTTGCTTCGGGTTGTGGTTTTGTCGAACGTCCGTTTGTGAATGGAGTACTACCAGATGGTAGTTGGCAAATGTGTATTGTGCCAATGGATGAAGTTCAGACAATTGTCGATCCTTCTTGGTGGCAACCTTCAGGAATGCGCGCATCGGCTAGTTATAAAGTAGATTTTACAGGTGTGGAACTCGATCCACTCTACGTCATTGGCAATCCTGGCGATTACTTCCGTCAACCGTGGTTAACAGGAGGTGTGATTCGTTTTGCTGCGGTGCAACTTGGTGGTGCTGAAGCTTTATTTAATTTGACGCGGGAATACCTACACTCACTCAATCGGACTCAAGATCCTTACCAAGAAGAACGCCTAGGACAAATGGCGATCGCTATCGAAAGTGGTCATCTTTGGTTACGCGGTGCTGCAACTTTAATGGATGAATACGCACCTGTCTTTGGTGGTTATGCTGCTGATGAGCATCCCCAAGCAAGCACAATTGTTGCCTATGGCAATATGGTACGCACTGCGATTGAGCAAATCTGTATGAATGTCATTCAACTATGCGAACGCTGTGTTGGTACTCGCGGATTACTGCCACCACAACCAATAGAACGCGTCATCCGTGACTTGACTTTGTACCTGCGCCAACCTGCGTTTGATGCAGCGATCGCTAATATCGGGCAATATGCGCTATCTAGTGAAACCGCAAGTTCGCTATGGACGCTATGA
- a CDS encoding glycosyltransferase family A protein, producing MLGIERFGMQTAAHADSAFQGVSVEPLVTTPPAAECEICVVVPVRDEAEHLVATLNALAHQIDLQGKPLHYSRYEIILLANNCCDDSAAIARKFAQQHSSLALHVVEMTLSKPEAYIGKVRRILMHEAYRRLMGIGRKRGIIASTDGDTRVAPTWIAATIQEITHGADAVGGRIITDRAERSHLEPYARLCHLREVGYRYLLSELETYLDPEPCECWPRHYQHYGASLAVTAQMYARVGGMPAVRTPEDVAFYQALVRVDARFRHSPAVKVITSARQTGRANNGLANQLREWAVMGHQHQPFIVESAAISEQRLQARRKLRMLWMRSRIHQQLNNYEIAQCAHEWKVSLSWLTEELSQSPTFGLLLERTKEKTVELERDAYQEISQAIADLRLRLSSLRQAATHLNSLEQVKPILIFPPSSQMPQVRIS from the coding sequence ATGCTGGGGATTGAGCGTTTTGGGATGCAAACAGCAGCCCACGCAGATTCAGCGTTTCAGGGAGTATCAGTTGAGCCTTTAGTAACAACGCCTCCTGCTGCAGAATGTGAAATATGTGTTGTTGTACCAGTACGAGATGAAGCTGAACACTTAGTAGCTACACTCAATGCCTTAGCACATCAAATCGATCTACAAGGAAAACCACTACACTACAGCCGTTACGAGATTATTCTGCTTGCAAATAACTGCTGTGATGACTCTGCAGCGATCGCTCGCAAATTTGCCCAGCAACATTCATCGTTAGCACTGCACGTAGTAGAAATGACCTTATCCAAGCCCGAAGCTTATATTGGTAAAGTACGACGTATATTGATGCACGAAGCATATCGTCGCTTGATGGGTATCGGACGCAAGCGCGGTATCATTGCTTCAACCGATGGCGATACTCGCGTAGCACCGACTTGGATTGCTGCAACTATACAAGAAATAACTCATGGTGCGGATGCAGTCGGTGGGAGAATTATCACAGACCGTGCAGAACGCAGTCATTTAGAACCCTATGCGCGATTGTGTCACTTGCGTGAGGTAGGCTATCGCTATTTACTAAGCGAACTCGAAACATATCTCGATCCTGAACCGTGCGAATGTTGGCCTCGGCATTATCAGCACTATGGTGCAAGTTTAGCCGTTACAGCGCAAATGTATGCTCGTGTAGGCGGTATGCCTGCGGTACGTACGCCGGAAGATGTCGCTTTTTATCAAGCACTGGTACGTGTAGATGCGAGGTTTCGTCATAGTCCAGCTGTGAAAGTGATTACCTCAGCACGACAAACAGGACGCGCCAACAATGGCTTAGCAAATCAGTTGCGTGAATGGGCAGTGATGGGACACCAGCATCAGCCGTTTATTGTAGAATCGGCAGCAATCAGCGAGCAACGGTTGCAAGCACGTCGTAAGTTACGGATGCTATGGATGCGATCGCGTATTCATCAACAATTAAACAACTATGAAATTGCACAATGTGCGCATGAATGGAAAGTTTCCCTTTCTTGGTTAACCGAAGAACTATCCCAGTCACCTACTTTTGGTTTATTGCTAGAACGAACCAAAGAAAAAACAGTTGAATTAGAAAGAGATGCTTACCAAGAAATTTCTCAGGCGATCGCCGATCTCCGATTGCGTTTAAGCAGTTTACGTCAAGCAGCAACTCATTTAAATTCGCTCGAACAAGTCAAGCCGATATTGATCTTCCCGCCGTCCTCGCAAATGCCGCAAGTGCGAATCAGTTAG
- a CDS encoding Cof-type HAD-IIB family hydrolase, producing the protein MTNSKLKTQNSKLFKTSIKLLVLDIDGTIAGESNTIRPAVRQAIQAAKVQGIEVALATGRMYCSALRFHQDIGSTMPLLAYQGAWIQDPHTQKIHRHLPVAKATAYQLLDYFEQPQLRSLLSVHFYINDRLYVRELTSETQLYSERSGIEPIAVGDLRQVLADEPTKVLALSDDVVLIDRLLGSLRQRYTPAELYMTKSVATFFEATNPLVNKAAAVRYLAEECLGIQAANVMTIGDNFNDVEMLAYAGVGVAMGNAPTAVKNIAHWVAPSVEEDGAAAAIEEFILLK; encoded by the coding sequence ATGACTAATTCAAAACTCAAAACTCAAAACTCAAAACTCTTTAAGACTTCAATTAAACTACTTGTACTCGATATTGATGGCACGATCGCCGGAGAATCAAACACAATTCGCCCTGCTGTACGTCAGGCGATCCAAGCAGCAAAAGTCCAGGGCATTGAAGTTGCACTAGCTACAGGTCGAATGTATTGCTCTGCTTTACGCTTTCATCAAGATATTGGCTCGACAATGCCATTACTAGCTTACCAAGGAGCCTGGATTCAAGATCCCCACACGCAAAAAATTCACCGTCATTTACCTGTAGCGAAAGCAACAGCGTACCAGTTGTTAGATTACTTTGAACAACCCCAACTGCGATCGCTATTATCAGTTCACTTTTATATCAACGATCGCCTCTATGTGCGCGAACTCACATCAGAAACTCAACTCTACTCAGAACGTTCTGGGATTGAACCAATCGCTGTTGGTGACTTGCGTCAAGTTCTTGCAGATGAACCAACAAAAGTGCTTGCACTCAGTGATGATGTTGTCTTGATCGATCGTCTTTTAGGAAGCTTGCGGCAGCGCTACACGCCTGCTGAACTGTACATGACAAAATCCGTTGCGACTTTTTTTGAAGCAACCAATCCTCTAGTAAACAAAGCAGCAGCCGTACGTTACTTAGCAGAAGAATGCTTAGGTATCCAAGCTGCAAATGTCATGACAATTGGTGATAATTTCAATGATGTAGAGATGCTTGCATACGCTGGTGTTGGCGTTGCAATGGGTAATGCACCGACAGCAGTTAAAAATATTGCCCACTGGGTAGCGCCGAGTGTTGAAGAAGATGGTGCAGCAGCAGCAATTGAAGAATTTATTTTGCTTAAGTAA
- a CDS encoding PIG-L deacetylase family protein, translating to MTSIVPQLLLANPEQIPLRPAKAIADFGSTLIVAPHPDDESLGCGGAIALLQQLSIPVEVLVISDGTQSHPNSRRYPAPALRDLRESETRTALSILGVNAVTFFRLQDGAVPHKNTSDFEPAVACLRDYLSSRNFRALFLPWRYDPHPDHRATWELLTAAIHTANLSVRQIEYLIWDWDPLQRKDATLLVNVELWRLDISTVIDLKQQAIAAYRSQTTDLIDDDPEGFRLTPQMLAHFAHSWELYLEQTQ from the coding sequence ATGACTTCAATCGTGCCGCAACTATTATTAGCGAACCCAGAACAAATACCACTACGTCCAGCAAAGGCGATCGCTGATTTTGGTTCTACACTCATTGTCGCGCCGCACCCTGATGATGAATCGCTCGGTTGTGGTGGTGCGATCGCTTTATTACAGCAGCTTAGTATCCCCGTAGAGGTACTTGTAATCAGTGATGGGACTCAATCGCATCCCAACTCACGTCGCTACCCAGCACCAGCTTTAAGAGACTTACGTGAAAGTGAAACTCGCACAGCACTTTCGATACTTGGTGTTAATGCAGTCACATTTTTCCGCCTCCAAGATGGCGCTGTTCCTCATAAAAATACCTCAGATTTTGAGCCGGCTGTGGCTTGCTTACGCGACTATTTATCAAGCCGTAATTTCCGAGCGCTCTTTTTACCTTGGCGGTACGATCCACACCCCGATCACCGTGCGACTTGGGAACTACTGACAGCCGCAATTCATACTGCAAATTTGTCTGTGCGCCAAATTGAATATTTGATTTGGGATTGGGACCCCTTGCAACGCAAAGATGCAACACTACTTGTAAATGTTGAGCTGTGGCGGTTGGATATTAGTACAGTTATCGATTTAAAACAACAGGCGATCGCAGCATATCGTTCGCAAACAACAGATTTAATTGACGACGACCCTGAAGGTTTTCGTTTGACACCTCAAATGCTAGCCCACTTTGCCCATTCTTGGGAGCTTTACTTGGAGCAGACGCAATGA
- a CDS encoding SAM-dependent methyltransferase, with the protein MNQPKPHMNSLQPQYFNDLYTADEDPWQFETSEYEAHKYANTLAVLPRQRYRCALEIGCSIGVLTSRLAERCDSLLSIDASEIALNRAIKRCQHLSHVEFQLMQVPGDYPPQNFDLTLVSEVGYYLSWEDLRKTQKLLLEHLESGGHLLLVHWTLYAEDYPLWGDEVHDSFMELTDSHLRHLRGRREDQYRLDLFERI; encoded by the coding sequence ATGAATCAACCAAAGCCACACATGAACTCACTGCAACCTCAATACTTTAACGATCTCTACACTGCTGATGAAGATCCGTGGCAATTTGAAACAAGTGAGTACGAAGCGCATAAGTATGCAAATACCTTAGCTGTACTACCTAGACAACGCTATCGCTGTGCACTCGAAATTGGTTGTTCAATTGGTGTCCTCACCTCGCGTTTAGCCGAACGCTGCGATTCCCTCTTATCAATTGATGCATCGGAAATTGCCTTGAATCGAGCGATTAAACGCTGTCAGCACTTATCCCACGTTGAGTTTCAATTAATGCAGGTTCCTGGCGATTATCCGCCGCAGAATTTCGATTTGACCTTAGTTTCTGAAGTTGGTTATTACTTATCTTGGGAGGATTTAAGAAAAACGCAAAAATTGCTCCTAGAGCATCTAGAATCAGGAGGGCATCTGCTTCTCGTCCATTGGACACTATATGCAGAAGATTACCCTTTATGGGGCGATGAAGTTCATGACTCGTTTATGGAACTAACTGATTCGCACTTGCGGCATTTGCGAGGACGGCGGGAAGATCAATATCGGCTTGACTTGTTCGAGCGAATTTAA
- the moaA gene encoding GTP 3',8-cyclase MoaA gives MNAVDYLRISLIDRCNFRCQYCMPEGAELDYVLRQQLLTDEELLTLIQEVFIPVGFTRFRLTGGEPLLRPGVIEIVRAIAAFPQTQDLAMTTNGFLLASMAQALYDAGLRRINISLDSLDPDTFDQIIGNRGRSRWQQVWQGIQSAYQVGFNPLKLNVVVIPGVNDREVLDLAALTIDRQWHVRFIEFMPIGNSQLFGDRGWIASEELRQQIRDSFGLTESQVRGNGPADVFQIPGAKGTLGFISQMSECFCDRCNRMRLSADGWLRPCLLNEGNQIDLKTPLRTGTEIAQLRKEVRQLLAIKPEINFKQRESGTTGTYSRTMSQIGG, from the coding sequence ATGAATGCAGTAGACTACCTCCGGATCAGCTTAATCGACCGCTGTAACTTCCGGTGTCAATACTGTATGCCGGAGGGTGCTGAATTAGATTATGTTTTGCGGCAACAGCTCTTAACTGACGAGGAACTACTTACTTTGATTCAAGAAGTATTTATTCCCGTCGGATTTACGCGGTTTCGATTAACAGGTGGAGAACCGTTACTACGCCCAGGTGTGATCGAAATTGTCCGCGCGATCGCTGCTTTTCCTCAAACCCAAGACCTTGCTATGACAACTAACGGGTTTTTACTCGCAAGCATGGCACAAGCTCTCTACGATGCTGGACTGCGGCGGATTAATATTAGTTTAGATTCCCTCGATCCCGACACTTTCGACCAAATTATTGGCAATCGCGGTCGTTCGCGCTGGCAACAAGTCTGGCAAGGTATTCAAAGTGCGTATCAAGTTGGTTTTAATCCTTTAAAGCTGAATGTCGTTGTCATTCCTGGTGTCAACGATCGCGAAGTTCTCGATCTGGCTGCTTTGACTATTGACCGTCAATGGCACGTCCGCTTCATTGAATTTATGCCAATTGGCAATTCTCAACTTTTTGGCGATCGCGGTTGGATTGCTTCTGAAGAACTCCGCCAACAAATTCGCGATTCTTTTGGCTTGACGGAATCACAAGTGCGTGGTAATGGTCCAGCAGACGTTTTTCAGATTCCTGGCGCTAAAGGAACATTAGGATTTATTAGTCAGATGTCAGAATGTTTTTGCGATCGCTGCAACCGGATGCGGCTTTCTGCTGATGGTTGGTTACGTCCCTGCTTGCTCAACGAAGGCAATCAAATCGACCTTAAAACACCCCTACGCACTGGCACAGAAATAGCACAGTTGCGCAAAGAAGTACGCCAACTTTTAGCGATTAAACCAGAAATTAACTTCAAGCAACGTGAATCAGGAACGACTGGCACTTACAGCCGTACAATGTCTCAAATTGGAGGTTAA
- the rpsD gene encoding 30S ribosomal protein S4, protein MSRYRGPRLRVVRRLGELPGLTRKSARRSYPPGQHGQNRKKRSEYAVRLEEKQKLRFNYGLTEKQLLRYVRRARRVTGSTGQVLLQLLEMRLDNTIFRMGMAPTIPAARQLVNHGHITVKGRVVDIASYQCRPGDEIKVRDREASRKLVEANLQYPGLANLPSHLEFDKNKLEGKVNSLVEREWVALQVNELLVVEYYSRQA, encoded by the coding sequence ATGTCCCGATACAGAGGACCACGATTAAGAGTTGTACGTCGTTTAGGAGAGTTACCAGGATTAACTCGTAAAAGCGCCCGTCGTTCATATCCACCAGGACAGCATGGACAGAATCGCAAGAAACGTTCTGAATATGCTGTTCGTCTAGAAGAGAAGCAGAAGCTTCGTTTTAATTACGGTTTAACAGAAAAACAGTTGCTACGCTACGTCCGCCGCGCCAGAAGAGTGACTGGTTCAACCGGACAAGTGCTTTTACAACTATTAGAAATGCGGCTTGATAACACTATTTTCCGCATGGGAATGGCTCCTACAATTCCTGCTGCGAGACAACTGGTGAATCACGGTCATATTACAGTCAAGGGTCGAGTTGTCGATATTGCAAGCTATCAATGTCGTCCAGGCGACGAGATTAAAGTTAGAGATCGCGAAGCTTCACGTAAGTTAGTAGAAGCTAACCTACAATATCCAGGACTAGCAAACCTTCCTAGCCATTTGGAGTTTGACAAAAATAAACTCGAAGGTAAAGTTAACAGCTTAGTTGAGCGTGAGTGGGTGGCGTTACAAGTTAACGAACTGTTGGTCGTTGAGTACTACTCACGTCAAGCATAA